Proteins from a single region of Paraburkholderia aromaticivorans:
- a CDS encoding HupU protein, with translation MNVLWLQSGGCGGCSMSLLCADTVDFYGALDGAGVSLLWHPSVSLESGTELLQVLDRCVSGEIPLDVLCIEGSMLRGPNGTGRFHLLAGTDVPMIDWVRRLAAVAHHTVAIGTCAAFGGVTAGGSNPTDACGLQYDGDEPGGLLGVEFRGRGGLPVINVAGCPTHPGWVIDTLMLLSAGLLDRNGLDTLGRPRFYADYLVHHGCTRNEYYEFKASAEKPSDLGCMMENMGCKGTQAHADCNTRLWNGAGSCTRGGYACISCTEPGFEEPGHPFHETPKVAGIPIGLPTDMPKAWFVALASLSKSATPKRVKMNATSDHAVIAPAVRKSRLR, from the coding sequence CTGAATGTCCTGTGGCTGCAGTCCGGCGGCTGCGGAGGCTGCAGCATGTCGCTGCTCTGTGCCGATACGGTGGACTTTTACGGGGCACTCGATGGCGCCGGCGTGAGTCTGCTGTGGCATCCGTCCGTGTCGCTCGAAAGCGGTACCGAGTTGCTGCAGGTGCTCGATCGTTGCGTGAGCGGGGAGATCCCGCTTGACGTGCTGTGCATCGAGGGCTCGATGCTGCGCGGTCCGAACGGAACCGGACGCTTCCATCTGCTGGCCGGTACTGACGTGCCGATGATCGACTGGGTACGCCGTCTTGCTGCAGTCGCGCACCATACCGTGGCAATTGGCACCTGCGCGGCATTTGGCGGTGTGACTGCCGGCGGCTCCAATCCTACCGATGCATGCGGCCTGCAATACGACGGCGACGAGCCGGGCGGGCTGCTCGGCGTGGAGTTCCGCGGCCGGGGCGGACTGCCGGTGATCAATGTCGCCGGATGTCCGACCCATCCGGGCTGGGTCATTGATACGCTGATGCTGTTGTCGGCCGGCCTGCTGGACCGGAACGGGCTCGATACGCTGGGCCGCCCGCGTTTCTATGCGGACTATCTCGTCCATCATGGTTGCACGCGCAACGAATACTACGAATTCAAGGCGAGTGCCGAAAAGCCGTCCGATCTCGGTTGCATGATGGAAAACATGGGCTGCAAGGGAACCCAGGCGCATGCGGATTGCAATACGCGTCTGTGGAACGGTGCCGGCTCGTGCACGCGTGGCGGGTATGCGTGCATCAGCTGTACCGAACCCGGCTTCGAGGAACCCGGGCATCCGTTTCATGAAACGCCCAAGGTAGCGGGTATCCCGATCGGTCTGCCGACCGATATGCCGAAGGCATGGTTCGTCGCGCTTGCGTCGTTGTCGAAATCCGCCACGCCGAAGCGCGTGAAGATGAACGCGACTTCGGATCATGCGGTGATTGCGCCGGCGGTCCGCAAAAGCCGGCTCAGGTAG